TGAGAGAtggaatctaaaacaaaaatccagaaaatcacgCTGTATAATATTTACAGAATAAATAATTAATTTGaattttattgcatgacataagtatttgatcacATACCATTCAGTTAGAAttccggctctcacagacctgttattttttctttaagaagCCCTCCTGTTCTCCACTCATACCTCTTTGAACTcgatacctgtataaaagacacctgtccacactaTCAATTAAACAGACTCCAACCTCTTCACAATGGCCAAGAACAGAGAGCTGTGTAAGGACATAAacttgtagacctgcacaaggctgggatgggctacaggacaataggcaagcagcttggtgagaaggcaacaactgttggcgcaattattaaaaaatggaggaagttcaacatggcggtcactctccctcagtctggggatccatgcaagatctcacctcatggGGCATAAATAATCATGACATGAGAaaggtgagggatcagcccataaCTACACGGCAGgacctggtcaatgacctgaagagAGCTGAGACCACAGTCTCAAAGAAAACCATTAGTTACACACTACGCTGTCATGGATTAAAATCCTGcatgcaaggtccccctgctcaagccaGTGCATGTCAGGCCCGTCTAAATGACCatctggatgatccagaggaggaatGAGAGAAGGACATGTGGTCTAATGAgacaaaaatatagctttttggtctaaactccactcgcaatgtttggaggaagaagaaagagtacaaccccaagaacaccatcccaaccctgaagcatggaggtggaaaaatCATTCTTTGCAAATGTTTTTCTGCAAAGGGGACAGGACCACTGCACCGTATTGAGGGgaggatggatggggccatgtattgtgagaTCTTGGCCAACAACCTCCTGCCCTCAGTAAgagcactgaagatgggtcatggctgggccttccagcatgacaacgacccaaaacacacagccagggAAACTAAGGAGTGGCTCCACAAGAAGCAAGGTGCTGGAGTGGccaagccagtctccagacctaaacccaatagaaaatctttggagggagttgaaagtccgtaTTGCCCAGCAACAGCCCCGAAACCTGAAGGATCTGGAGAAGCTCTgtatggaggagtgggccaaaatccctgctgcagtgtgtgcaaacctgttcaagaactacaggaaacgtatgatctctgtaattgaaaacaaagttttctgtaaaaatattaagttctgcttttgtgatgtatcaaatacttatgtcatgcaataaaatgcaaatgaattacttaaaaatcatacaatgtgatcTTCTGGATTCTTGTCTCTCACAGTTGAagagtacctatgataaaaattacagcactttacatgctttgtaagtagaAAGACCAGCAAAATCGGCAGTGTAGCAAATACCTGTACTTGTTCTCCCCAATgtgcatatatacacatatatatatatatacactttttttttcatctgttggCATCTACAGGTTATAATATTCTAAATGTTTCTTGCTTTTTATACCAATCATCTAATCAGTTAGACATGTTTATTTACCACTCCTGTCTTTGAAATTAGAATACTTAGTGGTGTCTGCATTGTATCTCATTCAAgaaaacagaaataaataaaataactccGCAATtgaaaatgtatacagtatatattctactaaaacatcaaaataaaacaatatacaaaaatgCTGAAGCTCACAAATAAATAGTACataaaagatgggtttcaaatgtaaCCAGCTAAAGCAGGTATCGTATATATCAGAAAAGCTCCTCATATGGCTTCTGCTTAGGCTTGGAAAATATCCATAACATTCCTTGGGATCACCGCTTACTACAATGAGAGGTACATATATTTAATACATAAGAGGTGAGAAGATAattgaaagtgttactaaacccacaacagtagaatcagtctgtatttgcagtaaagcatgccTGTTATATTCaccgtggaacctaaggggttaatcttctgcattctgtaaaaaggctgtttgatcctgtcttctctgatcctccctttcTCCCACAGTCCTCAACCCATCTGCCTTGGGggcactttgcacatgctcagtttggtgtgtattgctagagagcttttttttttcattcttaagagggtgcatgtgatcaacacagggccaatcagcgctGTCCAGACAGAAGGTCTGGGGTCCTGAAGCCTCATAGGGCAGTccgagtagaatgaaaactcctcctacaagctttaaccagactgaTAGAAGTCACTAGACTGCTataaactgctgatgagaaacgatatctagcagtttatattttctaaaataattgaatttctatgttctgtgtactatggcagaccagatatagtgaatgcagggtcctgggtttagcaacactttaaccactttcccaccgcgctatagcgaaaatactgctacagcgcggtggagttattctgggaggacctccctgggacgtcctcccagaatccttcactcgcgcgccccctgttcctccctctcctctctgtactgatcggtacagtgcgagaggagaggggggggggcggttggcagcagcagcactgtgggctggatctgtgacaaatgcagtcacagatccagcaatccctccctgcgcaatactctgcaataccccccatactgctgcaataccccccatactgtctgcaataccccccatactgtctgcaataccccccatactgtctgcaataccccccatactgtctgcaataccctcaatactccacaatacccacaATActtcacaataccccaatactccacaataccctcaatacttcacaataccccaatacttcacaataccccaatactccacaataccccaatactccaataccttgcaatacgtcgcctatggggatttttaagtagcgaagtttggcccaattccacgagcgtgtgcaattttgaagggtgacatgttaggtatctatttactctgcgtatcttcatctttcatagtatgcaaaaacattgggctaactttactgttttttttttttttttaagcacaaaactgttttttttttaaaaacatgcgttctagaagacccggcgcatcacggatcgcggtaaattgccactgatagcggccgtttaccacgtgattgctccgtcaaacgacggagcgatcacttgtaaacaaaccggcgtcatgtaatgacgccggttcctccctctcctctctgtactgatcggtacagtgcgagaggagagggggggggggcggttggcagcagcagcactgttggctggatctgtgacaaatgcagtcacagatccagcaatccctccctgcgcaatactctgcaataccccccatactgctgcaataccccccatactgtctgcaataccccccatactgtctgcaatacccccatactgtctgcaataccccccatactgtctgcaataccccccatactgtctgcaatacccccatactgtctgcaataccccccatactgtctgcaataccccccatactgtctgcaataccctcaatactccacaataccctcaatacttcacaataccccaatactccacaataccctcaatacttcacaataccccaatacttcacaataccccaatactccacaataccccaatactccaataccttgcaatacgtcgcctatggggatttttaaatagcgaagtttggcgcaattccacgagcgtgtgcaattttgaagggtgacatgttaggtatctatttactcggcgtatcttcatctttcatagtatgcaaaaacattgggctaactttactgttttttttttttttttttaagcacaaaactgttttttttttaaaaacatgcgttcaaaaaattgctgcggaaataccgtgcaagataaaaagttgcaacaaccaccattgtattctctagggtctttgaaaaaaaaagcatatataatgttttgggtttctatgtaatttttttgcaaataaatgatgatttttacatgtaggagagaaatgtcaaaatttgccctggtgctccagaacgcctgatggtgctccctgcatgttgggcctctgtatgtggccacgctatgtaaaagtctcacacatgtggtatcgccatactcaggaggaatagcagaatgtgttttggggtgtattttgtggtatgcatatgctgtgtgtgagaaataacctgctaatatgacagaaactagaatttttttttattttcacagaattttcagtcttttttcttttatagcgcaaaaaataaaaaccgcagaggtgatcaaataccaccaaaagaaagctctatttgtgggaaaaaaaaggacaaaaatttcagacgggtacaatgttgcatgactgagtaattgtcattcaaattgtgagagcaccgaaagctgaaaattggtctggttaggaaaggGGTTtaagcagtggcggaactaccgccatagcgacccatgcgggcgctatggggcccgcagctgagtgaggatcaggggggcccggtgaggataagagcatcggaaaattgacagtcttttttttttttttttcgccacgcTGTAGAGAAAATGTGTCTGTGTATGTGATATGCATGTTGGTAAGTGCCATCGGCGCTATGGGGGAGGGGGCGCGGCAAGAAAAAAGCTCCCTGCTCCTAAAATGATTCCCACTCGTCCTATGGCTGCGTCCGTCTCCCGCAAGCCCCCGGCGGCGGCACAGCACAGCACATtttcacctgcaaaaaaaaaatgagctcaGCAGCTGTCAGCATGGAGGAGCCGAGTGTGACAGCCGCCCCCGTGCTTGGTGAATAGTGTGATCGTCCAAACTAGCGTCATTCGGCTGGGTAGCTAGAGTAGGCGGagcctaccctcctctgcgcgCCTTGTTTGACATCATCTCGTACCCATCACGTGGAGGACTGAGCCTGGACAGGTGAGGAGACTTTGCTATTAGGGGAACCGGAAACCCCAAAGCCAGGCCCAGGCAGCAGCAGGTTAGGCCAGCCAGGTACCATAAATCATGTGTGTGTGTCAGGGACAGCTGCCACCTATTCCAGCAGAAAAACACAGAGGAGAAagcttaaagcagtggttcccccttaaaaacaacatttttttattccactgcccccccacattccatcacgattaaggctattattttttttttcctgctgtacataccttagtacagcatcttcacccgtgcatccgggttgcgagtcccgcgggagtgggcgttcctcacatgatgttgattgacgttttgcccaaaaacgagctctccccccgtcgcgtaagccgcgtcacgattggcgaaaggaaccgaacggcgatgcgcatgcgcagtatagcgccgactcgccgttcggctcctttcgccaaccgtgacccggcttacgcgacaggggggagctcgtttttgagcaaaacgtcaatcaacagcatgtgaggaacgcccactcccgcgggactcgcaacccggatgcacgggtgaatatgctgtactaaggtatgtacagcaggaaaaaaaaaataatagccttaatcgtgatggaatgtgggggggcagtggaataaaaaaatgttgtttttaagggggaaccaccgctttaagtaattcACTAGGAAAGTAgatctattcaatttttttcttcctGGAAATGTTGATGTTGCTAACTGAGTTATTGAGCAAATATTGTATTTCACATAGGCATTGATTCTGCTTTTTATCATGTGTATGTTGCATTGTATCATCATGATGTGTGCCAGGTTCCAACTGCAAGACAGTGCCAAGCCGCCAAAATGTCGTTTTTGCGGCACTAGTGAGAAAAGAGGCTCTTTCAGagcactttgcaggcactattttgtaGCGCTGCAGCACCTGcaaagctcctcagtgtgaaagtagcctaagacccctttcacactgaggcactttgcagacGTTATAACACGCACGGGGGGGACGGGCtttaaaatgcaccttcgcctgagttggcaaaaatccttgcactggccctgatcgccggcatggtctcccagccaggggaagagagaggagaggaagaggcgagctgtccgtatcagcagagagcggaattgcccgctgtaatagctttcattagaacttccagtgttgggctaagaggtggggctatgtgacgatgagccccgggaagacgggaaattcaaatgaaagctattacagcgggcaatcccgctctctgctgatccggccagcttgcctcttcctctgcacaggtgaggctgtatggggcacaggcagttcagactttattgggcacaggcaggccaggctgcattgggcacaggtcatgccgcaTTGGGCAGAGGCaatgctgcattgggcacaggtcacgctgtatggggcacaggcaggccaggctgtattgggcacatgcaggccaggctgtattgggcacatgcaggccaggctgtattgggcacatgcaggccaggctgtattgggcacatgcaggccaggctgtattgggcacaggcaggccaggctgtattgggcacaggcaggccaggctgtattgggcacaggcaggccaggctgtattgggcacaggcaggccaggctgtattgggcacaggcaggtccCGCTGCATTGGGGCACAGGTCCCGCTGCATTGGGGCACAGGTCCCGCTGCATTGGGGCACAGGTCACcctgtatagggcacaggtcacactgtatggggcacaggtcacgctgcattgacactagggcggctttggggggggccccataccccattttgctatggggccctgtgatttctagttacgcccctgggtttaagtgcccagtggtcaagaggttaagaaaGGCAAATTAGTGAGGAATATTTCTACATCAACTGCACCTCCAAAGCTTCCCTCCCCATTCCAAAACAACAGAGCAGTCTGAAACAGGGCCAAGTTTTCTTCAAGCTTTATGtctgggcaaaaaataaaataatttatgcaCATCTCCCCACATTTAGTAAAAATGCTGCAAGTACAGTTATTCAGGGAGTTCCTAACATCTATGAGCTCTATGTTTTCTCCTACTGGACTACAGAAcaaatcctcctcctcatctcgaTAACCCCTCCCTATTTACGGTATCAGCACTTCCCCCTCCAGTACTAAGAATTATTGAAAATGTAAATAATCAAAAGAaggtggtgatgtcatcatgtagTTATGCTGTCCAGTAGTGAATACAATGGGCAAGGCTGATAACACTACTATGTATTTCAGCAGAGTCAATTTGCTACAGAAAGCtagaagcttaaagtggaggttcacccggaaataacattttttaaccttagattcctgctcattttgtctaggggaatcggctagttgttttaaaatcgaagctgtacttaccgttgtagagagcgatcttctccgccgcttccaggtatgggctgcgggactgggcgttcctattttgattgacagtcttccgacaggcttccgacggtcgcatccatcgcgtcacgattttccaaaagtagccgaacgtcggtgcgcaggcgcagtatagagagcgcaccgacgttcggcttctttcggctactcgtgacgcgatggatgcgaccggcgGAAGCCTTCGGaacactgtcaatcaaaataggaacgcccagtcccgaagaccatacccggaagcggcggagaagatcgctctctacaacggtaagtacagcttcgattttaaaaaaactagccgattcccctagacaaaatgagcatcaatctaagggtaaaaaaaaatgtatgggtgaactcccgctttaatggatTTGTGGCAGGACCATTATGTATTCTTAAACAGACAAAATTGAGTAAATCTGCATTAATTGCATACCGAGATATGctgcacatgttttttttattttatgttgcccaTACATACACATTAAAAGTAGAAAAACACTCAATAAGGAATATGCAACGTAAAGCTGCATACTAAAGGTGGGCAAAGGTTAGCATCAATTTAAAAGTCTTTGATAAGCTAAGCTACCACTGGCCTGATTGGGAGTATTTACATACatctacatatgtatatatagatatattaaacTATAACACCAACCTTCCAGACACAAGCATTGAAAGTTTATCAATGGGAGTTTTGCCTTGAACTGCATAACAGTGCTCCCTTTCCAGCGTGACCACTTCTGCATTACAGTGTGAAATGATCTTCCGGAATATAGTTAATGAGATCCCCAGAGGTTTAAAGACTGCAGTGTACACATCTTGGAATTCTTTGTCAAAGGTGACACTCCTCAGCTGGTAGGCAAGATGAATGATCTGCACAATACAGATCACAAGAAGGATAAAGTTCCAGGAGAAAACATCTGCAGCACAGACATCCAGCCAGGCCCATATAGAGGTACAGAGAAAACTCAAGGCAAAGAAGGCGTACACATATAGAAGTCCAAAGAAACCACTTCCGCCCATACAACCTAACACAAACAGAACACTGGCCAGGTGGTAAATAGATCCCTCGGCCTCTTGCCTCCATTCAGGACACACAGGATGTCCGGTCACAAGGCTTTCCCAAAAACTCACATTTTCGCCCATGGCTGCCTCGATCAAGAAGGTTTCTACATCAGGATAGCATTGTTTTCTTTCCTTCAGGACAACCATGTATGCTGTCGTCTTCccattttttctaaattgtgaAATGCTGTCATTTTATAATCAATCCATTGTGAGGTTGGTAGcttgacatgttttttttgttcatttctcCAACAAGTTGTGTAAGCATTTGTGAAGAAACAGATCTGGCCATAGTGCAGTTGTCTGTGGTACCATCCTCACCCCGAACAGTACTTGTACTGATATAAATTCCCAATACACCAGTATGAAGAGcactaccttaaaaaaaaaaaaaaaagaaacaggaaAAAGTTAGAAGATGCTTGGGAATTTGGCTAAATAAGCAAATACTTTCTTTCGGAAATACATTATATGCaagtaaatgtttttctttaaacaatttgtttttaaaactgaATATGGAAGGAGTACTTTTAAATATTGTATCATGCTTCCAACTAATCCTTGTTGTTTTAAGACATATATCTATACATCTTATGGGCAGCCTTAGGTACCTGTCACTTAGTTTTGTTGTAGATACAGATTTtctctctaaagcctcatacacacaaacaGTTTTCCGTCGGACAAATCCGAGGGAATTTTGTCCAAagagcgttggccgtgaacttgttctgcatatagATGGCAAATCGTTGTCAGCAAACAAatacgaaactacgtgtttttttcagctctttagcgccaccctttggccaaCCGaagatattcgccagcacaccgtggATCGTCCGAttacgtccaaaaatgtaatgcaaaacaaacattacaatttgtgcatgggtgctcaacctgtggctctccagctgttgcagaactttaagtcccatcatgcctctgcctttgggagtcatgcttgtaacagtcagtagcttgcaatgcctcatgggaattgtagttctgaaacagctggagagccacaggttgagcacccatgcaataGTGCAACGTTTTGACTttacacaggacctcttcgtcaggcgagtgatgaagaggtcctgtgtgacctcgaaacgttgcactattgtgatgtttgttttgcattacatttttggacgtaaTCGGacaatccatggtgtgctggcaaatatgctCGTTTGTTTGATGGCTCCagtgcccagctggtgatcgtttcagcacccacctttttttttataagccgTTTTACCAAGAACATGTGCGAATGGAATATTGACTagaccctttgggcaacttctgctaatgttgtgccatggttagcattgcttctgagcatgaaaaTTTGCATGCCAttcaacatttgttggtggaaaatccaacaacaattgtccaatggagcatacacacggtctgacaaaACCCTGCATcatacatttgttgtcggaaaatccgattgtgtgtacgaggcttaacagtgaTTCCAGCTTTTGCAGTGATTCCAGTGATTTGTAATTCTGTCACTGAGCCATTAACCCTTTTGCAGTACTCATAGTGAGCTACAAAATCTCTGGTTCAGTAGCTAATGATATTATCCAATGCACCTGGTGGTGATCAAGGCACACAAGCAATTTGTATTTGCATGGATTGTAGTCAGCTACAAaactccaaagaaaaaaacattttaaaagattAGCTAAAATCTGCAAGGAGCATGTGGAAATACTCATATGTACAAACacatattttacacatattccTAATGTGCCATTACAGGTATTCTA
The sequence above is drawn from the Rana temporaria chromosome 4, aRanTem1.1, whole genome shotgun sequence genome and encodes:
- the POPDC3 gene encoding popeye domain-containing protein 3, with translation MVVLKERKQCYPDVETFLIEAAMGENVSFWESLVTGHPVCPEWRQEAEGSIYHLASVLFVLGCMGGSGFFGLLYVYAFFALSFLCTSIWAWLDVCAADVFSWNFILLVICIVQIIHLAYQLRSVTFDKEFQDVYTAVFKPLGISLTIFRKIISHCNAEVVTLEREHCYAVQGKTPIDKLSMLVSGRIRVTVDGEFLHYIFPLQFLDSPEWDSLRPSEEGFFQVTLTAETKCRYITWRRKKLYLLFAKHRFISRLFSVLIRGDIADKLYALNEKVFVDSGFRFDIRLPNYYHRALPQQSNTTTSTIRVRDFSTRRKAAKRP